A part of Candidatus Bathyarchaeota archaeon genomic DNA contains:
- a CDS encoding DegT/DnrJ/EryC1/StrS family aminotransferase has protein sequence MLQSEAHKVIPINKPSTDEAEVQAVLEVMRKGPLTNALGAGPQVTAFEKSFAEFTGAKHAVAVNTGTAALHAAVMAVGVKRDDEVIVPSFTFVATAESVVLAGGRPVFADIDPQTYTLSPEAVEKAVTEKTKAILPVDLYGYSADMEPLREIAQKHGLAIVEDAAQAHGTTYMGKPAGAYSDAACWSLYASKNMMTGEGGVVTTNSDEIDETLRMIRTHGEKAKYASLILGTNYRMSELQAAIGNVQMHKIAQFIAKRRENARQLTKILAKSSRLVLPTESEDRLHSWYLYTARLKDASEEERNKLLSDLKAKGIGAEAYYVNPVHLMPFYKTNYPGPTLPQTDCASKQVFSLPIHPAVTAEEISFIGETVLSLL, from the coding sequence ATGCTACAAAGTGAGGCACATAAAGTGATACCCATCAACAAGCCATCAACCGACGAAGCAGAAGTTCAAGCTGTCCTAGAAGTTATGCGTAAAGGACCCCTGACTAACGCACTCGGCGCAGGTCCCCAGGTGACTGCATTCGAGAAGAGCTTTGCAGAATTCACAGGCGCAAAGCACGCCGTTGCAGTTAACACCGGCACCGCTGCTCTGCACGCCGCCGTGATGGCTGTGGGCGTTAAACGCGACGACGAAGTCATCGTGCCCAGCTTCACCTTTGTCGCCACCGCCGAATCCGTTGTGCTCGCAGGCGGCCGCCCCGTGTTTGCTGATATTGACCCCCAAACCTACACGCTCTCGCCGGAGGCAGTGGAGAAGGCAGTCACAGAGAAAACCAAGGCTATCTTGCCCGTGGACCTCTACGGTTACTCCGCGGATATGGAGCCGCTGCGTGAAATCGCCCAAAAACATGGATTAGCCATTGTGGAAGATGCCGCGCAGGCGCATGGCACAACCTACATGGGTAAACCCGCAGGCGCATATTCGGATGCGGCATGCTGGAGCCTCTATGCCAGCAAAAACATGATGACTGGCGAGGGCGGAGTCGTCACCACCAACAGCGACGAAATCGACGAAACCCTCCGTATGATCCGCACCCACGGCGAAAAAGCCAAGTACGCCTCGCTTATCTTGGGCACTAACTACCGCATGTCCGAGTTGCAAGCCGCCATCGGCAACGTGCAGATGCATAAAATCGCCCAGTTCATCGCTAAACGCCGCGAGAACGCCCGGCAGCTTACCAAAATCCTTGCGAAGAGCAGCAGGCTGGTTTTGCCCACTGAATCCGAGGATAGACTGCACAGCTGGTACCTCTACACGGCGCGGCTAAAGGATGCCTCTGAGGAGGAACGCAACAAGCTGCTATCTGACCTTAAAGCTAAAGGCATCGGCGCCGAAGCCTACTATGTGAATCCGGTGCATCTGATGCCGTTTTACAAAACCAACTATCCGGGACCCACCTTGCCCCAGACGGATTGCGCCTCAAAGCAGGTGTTCTCTCTGCCCATCCACCCCGCCGTGACTGCTGAAGAGATAAGTTTCATCGGAGAAACCGTCCTGAGTCTACTCTAA
- a CDS encoding ATP-NAD kinase family protein has protein sequence MTAKAIPTKTLGFIVNPIAGMGGAVGLKGTDGKQILQQALERGAKPIASQRAETFLCELSNAKPHLRLVVGAGEMGEAEAKHQGYSYTVVGQAKTETSAADTASNAKAILEAGVDLLVYCGGDGTTRDIQKAIDLKLPALGVPTGVKMHSALFAISPQAAAGVVIRYLWGGLPIREAEVMDIDEEAFRAGRLSAELYGYMLSPFEPHLIQGNKMQSPITEDEVENQAAIALGVIEEMQPNVLYIVGPGSTTRTVADLLDQKKTLLGVDVFLDKKIVAKDVNETRLLELTHGKPTKIIVTPIGGQGFIFGRGNQQISSRVIRQVGLDNITVIATKSKLDKLKSLRVDTGDSELDCLFKARGVNVVADYKTTQILTVE, from the coding sequence TTGACAGCCAAAGCCATACCCACCAAAACCCTCGGCTTCATAGTCAACCCCATCGCAGGCATGGGCGGCGCCGTCGGACTCAAAGGCACAGACGGCAAACAGATTCTCCAGCAAGCCCTCGAACGGGGCGCTAAACCCATCGCCTCGCAACGCGCCGAAACCTTCCTCTGTGAACTCTCAAACGCTAAACCCCACCTAAGGCTGGTGGTGGGCGCTGGCGAAATGGGCGAGGCAGAAGCCAAACATCAGGGCTACAGCTACACCGTGGTGGGCCAGGCTAAAACCGAAACCAGCGCAGCCGACACGGCGTCAAATGCCAAAGCCATCTTGGAGGCAGGGGTGGATTTGCTTGTTTACTGCGGCGGAGACGGAACAACCCGCGACATCCAAAAAGCCATAGATCTTAAGCTGCCCGCGTTGGGGGTTCCCACGGGTGTGAAGATGCATAGTGCGCTTTTCGCTATCAGTCCCCAAGCCGCGGCAGGTGTGGTTATCCGTTACCTGTGGGGTGGCTTGCCAATTCGGGAAGCCGAGGTGATGGATATTGATGAGGAAGCCTTCCGTGCGGGGCGGCTCTCCGCGGAACTCTATGGCTACATGCTAAGTCCTTTTGAGCCGCATCTGATTCAGGGCAACAAGATGCAGAGCCCAATCACCGAGGATGAAGTTGAAAACCAAGCCGCCATCGCACTCGGCGTCATTGAGGAAATGCAGCCCAATGTGCTCTACATTGTGGGTCCGGGGTCAACCACCCGCACCGTCGCCGACCTGCTTGACCAGAAAAAAACCTTGCTGGGCGTAGACGTGTTTTTAGATAAAAAAATAGTTGCCAAAGACGTTAACGAAACCCGGCTTCTTGAGTTAACCCACGGTAAACCCACAAAAATCATCGTGACCCCCATCGGCGGGCAAGGCTTCATCTTCGGCAGGGGCAATCAGCAGATAAGCAGCCGTGTTATCCGCCAAGTCGGCTTAGACAACATCACCGTCATCGCCACCAAAAGCAAGCTGGATAAACTTAAGAGTCTACGGGTGGACACCGGCGACTCCGAGTTGGATTGCCTCTTTAAAGCTCGGGGCGTCAATGTCGTCGCCGATTACAAGACCACTCAGATCTTAACGGTGGAGTAG
- a CDS encoding cyclophilin-like fold protein, whose translation MSNDEDVSRIKIKFILEGLGEAEGELVRFLAPRTIDTIVRKLPIEGRVAFYKEEIYFETPLKMGEEKAKANVEAGTIAFWPMGSAICVFYGKSQPYSPVSILGKVTSNLDLFKQVKSGSTIKVQLLNA comes from the coding sequence TTGAGTAACGATGAAGACGTCTCTCGCATAAAAATCAAGTTCATCCTCGAAGGGTTAGGAGAAGCAGAAGGCGAACTCGTCAGGTTCCTAGCGCCCCGCACCATAGACACAATCGTACGCAAGTTACCTATAGAGGGCAGGGTTGCATTCTACAAGGAAGAAATCTACTTTGAAACCCCGCTTAAGATGGGTGAAGAAAAAGCTAAAGCAAACGTGGAAGCAGGCACCATCGCGTTTTGGCCCATGGGCAGCGCCATCTGTGTCTTCTACGGCAAATCACAGCCCTACAGTCCAGTGTCGATTCTTGGAAAAGTAACCAGCAACCTAGACCTGTTTAAGCAGGTTAAAAGCGGCTCAACCATAAAAGTGCAGTTGCTGAATGCTTAG
- a CDS encoding radical SAM protein: protein MKDIKPTKSICPECLKPIDAVIFENDGKVFIKKDCAEHGHFEELYWSDYDQYVRAESFRSEGTGVENPRTEKSRGCPYDCGICPEHHSHTALAIIDITNRCNLKCPVCFANANYAGYVYEPTMEQVVGMLENLRATKPVPAQALQFSGGEPTIRKELPAMVHKAKELGFNHVEVNTNGLRISQDVEYCKELKEAGVSTIYLQFDGLTPDVYKYIRGVDLLDIKMKAVENLRAAGWNSAVLVVTLVKGVNDGQLGDIINFAAKNSDVIRCINVQPVSLCGRLPPDEREKMRITIPDFMKKVEEQTGGVIKVGDFYPVPVVVPVSKAVGAIKDKRYVEFTAHPHCGMATFVFIENGKITPITHYGNIDKFVGTLKGVYEDAAKGNKSKAKIRLAGSARHISFGFLRKYVLKVLLEGDYKSLGDFARNAVLISSMHFMDPYNFDLERVSRCVIHYAVPDGRIIPFCTMNSIHRAEVEKKLGVPIKEWQNKHKVEISQTI, encoded by the coding sequence ATGAAAGATATTAAACCGACAAAAAGCATCTGCCCCGAATGCCTAAAGCCGATTGACGCAGTCATCTTCGAAAACGACGGCAAAGTCTTCATCAAAAAAGACTGCGCAGAGCATGGGCACTTCGAGGAACTCTACTGGTCCGACTACGACCAATATGTCCGCGCTGAAAGCTTCCGCAGCGAAGGCACAGGCGTGGAGAACCCCCGAACCGAAAAGAGTCGGGGTTGCCCCTATGACTGCGGAATATGCCCCGAACATCACTCCCACACGGCGTTGGCCATAATCGACATCACTAACCGCTGCAACCTCAAATGCCCAGTCTGCTTCGCCAACGCCAACTACGCTGGCTACGTCTATGAACCCACGATGGAGCAGGTTGTGGGTATGCTGGAGAATCTGCGGGCAACCAAACCGGTGCCGGCGCAGGCGCTTCAGTTCAGCGGCGGAGAACCCACTATCCGCAAGGAACTCCCCGCGATGGTGCACAAAGCCAAGGAACTCGGCTTCAACCATGTTGAAGTCAACACCAACGGGCTCCGCATCAGCCAAGACGTCGAGTACTGCAAGGAACTCAAAGAAGCAGGAGTCAGCACCATTTATCTGCAGTTCGACGGCTTAACACCAGACGTCTACAAGTATATCCGCGGCGTGGACTTGCTGGATATAAAAATGAAGGCTGTTGAGAATCTGCGTGCAGCTGGCTGGAACAGCGCCGTCCTCGTCGTAACCTTAGTTAAAGGTGTTAACGACGGCCAACTCGGCGACATCATCAATTTCGCCGCTAAAAACAGCGATGTTATCCGATGCATAAACGTGCAGCCTGTCTCACTCTGCGGGCGCCTACCGCCAGATGAGCGAGAAAAAATGCGCATAACCATCCCTGACTTCATGAAGAAAGTCGAGGAACAAACCGGCGGCGTAATCAAAGTCGGCGACTTCTACCCTGTTCCCGTGGTGGTTCCGGTTTCTAAAGCCGTTGGAGCCATCAAAGATAAACGCTACGTCGAATTCACCGCGCATCCCCACTGCGGCATGGCAACCTTCGTGTTCATCGAAAACGGCAAAATCACGCCCATCACCCACTACGGCAACATCGATAAATTCGTAGGCACCCTCAAAGGCGTCTACGAGGACGCAGCCAAAGGCAACAAGAGCAAAGCCAAAATCCGCCTCGCAGGCTCCGCACGCCACATCAGCTTTGGATTCCTACGCAAATACGTCCTCAAAGTGCTTCTGGAAGGCGACTACAAATCGCTAGGTGACTTTGCCCGCAACGCCGTGCTTATTTCCTCGATGCACTTCATGGACCCCTACAACTTTGACCTCGAACGCGTGTCACGCTGCGTTATCCACTATGCTGTGCCAGATGGACGCATCATACCTTTCTGCACCATGAACTCGATACATAGGGCTGAAGTGGAGAAGAAACTTGGCGTACCCATCAAAGAGTGGCAAAACAAACATAAGGTTGAAATAAGCCAGACTATCTAG
- a CDS encoding DUF996 domain-containing protein → MNVNFQYSKTLAIEGSILLLLGLIPTVGWVLGIIGIVLLLRATKELSYYYQDESINRNAWTGLKYYIIALIAAAVAISVGVISFATTGLMAGAPFSFAAGIVGGIVAIIVGLIIAFIFYVLAAVHLRKAYETLAQKTGEGSFNTAGTLLMLGAYLTLLFGVGLILIFVSWIFVIIGFSSMKPREYQPYPGQNGNGYPQPPPAPQPQSTPQNGQTAI, encoded by the coding sequence ATGAACGTGAACTTCCAATACAGCAAAACATTAGCCATTGAAGGATCAATCCTTCTATTGCTCGGTTTAATTCCAACCGTGGGGTGGGTGCTGGGTATAATCGGCATAGTCCTGCTCCTTAGAGCAACAAAAGAACTATCCTACTACTACCAGGACGAAAGCATCAACCGTAACGCCTGGACTGGCCTCAAATACTACATAATCGCTTTGATCGCGGCGGCGGTGGCAATCAGCGTCGGGGTAATCAGCTTTGCAACCACAGGGCTGATGGCGGGCGCGCCATTCTCGTTTGCCGCAGGCATCGTAGGCGGCATAGTCGCAATCATAGTGGGGCTAATCATAGCCTTCATATTCTACGTGCTGGCAGCGGTGCACCTGAGAAAAGCATACGAAACCTTAGCGCAGAAGACCGGTGAAGGCTCATTCAACACTGCGGGAACACTGCTCATGCTCGGGGCATACCTAACATTGCTATTCGGCGTCGGCTTAATCCTCATCTTCGTCTCCTGGATATTCGTGATAATAGGCTTCTCCAGCATGAAGCCCCGCGAATACCAACCCTACCCGGGCCAAAACGGCAACGGGTACCCCCAGCCGCCTCCAGCGCCTCAGCCCCAATCCACTCCCCAAAACGGGCAAACAGCCATCTAG